In Alphaproteobacteria bacterium, the genomic stretch GATAGTCCCTCCTGCAGAACATCGATGATCGGAATGGCGCCGGCCACGGCGGCTTCGTATCCCAGTCCCGCCCCCGACGCCTCGGCCAGGCGAGCCAGGCTATTCCCGTGCACGGCCAGAAGCGCCTTGTTGGCGGTTACCAGGTGTTTGCCGCTTTGCAGCGCGGTTTCTGATACCGCGCGGGCAATCCCGTCCGAGCCCCCGACGAGTTCGACGATTACATCGAGATCGCCGCTTCGCGCCATGTCGACCGGATCATAGAACCAGCGGACCCCGTCCAGGTTGACCCCCCGGTCCCTGTTCCGGTCTCTGGCTGAAACGGCCGACAATTCGAGACGACGCCCGGCGCGGTCGGACAGCAACTCTTCCTGTTCCTGCAGCACCCGGGCGGCCGATGCCCCCACCGTCCCCAAACCGGCAATCCCTATTTTCAAACTGGAACTCAAGAGGCCAAAGCCGATTTGCCTGATGCCGTTCCGGCATAACGGTTGAGGAAAGATTTGATGTTCCTGGCGGCCTGGCGGATGCGCTGCCGATTCTCGACGAGTGCAATCCGGACATGCCCGTCGCCATATTCACCAAAGCCGATGCCTGGCGACACGGCCACATTCGCCTCCTGCAGCAGGAGTTTTGAAAATTCGAGAGACCCGAGGTGGCTGAATTGCGGCGGGATCGGCGCCCAGACGAACATCGTCGCGGGAGGCGACGGAATGACCCAGCCGGCCTGCCTGAAACTGGATATCAGGACGTCTCGCCGTTCCCGGTATCGGTTGCGAATTTCATCAACGCAGTCCTGTGGACCATTCAGCGCAGCAGCCGCAGCAACCTGAACGGGTGTAAACGCGCCATAATCGACATACGATTTTATTCTGGCGAGCGCATGGATCAGCTTCTTGTTTCCCGCGGCAAAACCGATCCGCCATCCCGGCATCGAATAGGTCTTGGACATCGTCGTAAATTCGACAGCGACGTCCTTAGCCCCTGGGACCTGAAGGATCGAGGGGGGCGGCTGGCCATCATAATAGAGTTCGCAATAGGCCAGATCGGACAGGACATAAATGCCCTCCGCACGACAGAAATCGACAATCGCCTCGTAGAAATTCAGGCCGACTACCTGTGTCGTCGGGTTCGACGGAAAATTCACCACAAGGGCCAAAGGCTTGGGAATACTGTGGGCAACCGCTCGTTCCAGTTCGCGGAGGAATCCTGCTTCATCGGATACCGGAAGATGACGTATCGACGCCCCTGCCAGGATGAAGCCGAAGGTGTGGATCGGATAGCACGGGTTTGGCGCCAGAACGAGGTCACCCGGATTGGTCATGGCCTGAGCCAGATTGGCCAATCCTTCCTTCGAGCCAATGGAAACGACGATCTCGCTCTCCGGGTCCAGTGACACACCGAAGCGCCGGGCGTAATACGCACTTTGCGCGCGTCGCAAACCCGGAATTCCTCTCGAGTTGGAGTAGCGGTGAGTTCGCGGGTCCCGGGTCGCCTCCACAAGTTTTTCGACGATATGCGGGGGCGTCGGTGAATCCGGATTACCCATACCGAAATCTATGATGTCGTCACCCCGCGCCCGGGCGCGCGCCTTCATCGCATTGACTTCGGCCAATACGTAGGGAGGGAGACGGCTGATCCGCAAAAAATCGTGATCCATAATATCTAGATGCCGGCCTTCAGATGCCCATGCGGAGCCTGTCTAATCCCGGACCGATCAATAATCGAGGAAAATCTCTGTCCGCCGATTGCCCGCCTCCCCCGAGGGCATGAACTCGTAATAAATGGGTTCGGAATCCGAGGCCGCCGTTACAAGGATGCGGTTCTTGGGGACACCCACAGCAATTAAATGGCTGGCGACAGCCTCCGCCCTTTGGACGGATACTTCGAAGTTTACAAGCTTGTGATCCAAGGGCGGCAAATCCCTCGTCCGGCTGCTGGCGTGCCCCACGACCCGAACATATCCCCCATAATCTTCGTGCAATTGCGCGATTTCCCGGATGAGCCGCCGGT encodes the following:
- a CDS encoding LL-diaminopimelate aminotransferase, giving the protein MDHDFLRISRLPPYVLAEVNAMKARARARGDDIIDFGMGNPDSPTPPHIVEKLVEATRDPRTHRYSNSRGIPGLRRAQSAYYARRFGVSLDPESEIVVSIGSKEGLANLAQAMTNPGDLVLAPNPCYPIHTFGFILAGASIRHLPVSDEAGFLRELERAVAHSIPKPLALVVNFPSNPTTQVVGLNFYEAIVDFCRAEGIYVLSDLAYCELYYDGQPPPSILQVPGAKDVAVEFTTMSKTYSMPGWRIGFAAGNKKLIHALARIKSYVDYGAFTPVQVAAAAALNGPQDCVDEIRNRYRERRDVLISSFRQAGWVIPSPPATMFVWAPIPPQFSHLGSLEFSKLLLQEANVAVSPGIGFGEYGDGHVRIALVENRQRIRQAARNIKSFLNRYAGTASGKSALAS